One window of Ziziphus jujuba cultivar Dongzao chromosome 5, ASM3175591v1 genomic DNA carries:
- the LOC125420381 gene encoding SWI/SNF complex subunit SWI3C isoform X1, which produces MPASPSFPSDGRGKWRKRKREPLISSRRQQKHEDDDDGDEEDAEDDLVEQREDDSEGPNQNQNQNLQSGTANDPAGAMETEVLDGGVRYCDFPPVLRHAVSRPHQSVLAIVALERANHCGGDTKPQGQGQGQGIPLFLENLSYGQLQALSAVPADSLALDQDRSDGGNSAYVLTPPPIMEGRGVVKRFGSRVHVVPVHSDWFSPATVHRLERQVVPHFFSGKSPDHTPEKYMECRNYVVAKYMENPEKRLTASDFLGLALGVDVEDLTRIVRFLDHWGIINYCAVVPCREPWNSSSYLREDPNGDIHVPSAAIKSIDSLIKFDKPKCKLKAADVYSSLPFHDENASDLDNRIRERLSENHCNYCSRSLHNVYYQSQKEVDILLCSDCFHEGRFIIGHSSIDFMRLDSTKDYADTDGESWTDQETLLLLEAMELYNENWNEIAEHVGTKSKAQCILHFLRLPVEDGLLENIEIPSVSMSSNLSNGDAHGRKHSNLNGDIAGSCQEDAEFESCFPFANSGNPVMAMVAFLASAVGPRVAAACAHASLAALSEDNSASTTGSIIQTEGSGHNNRMNSESMHGRDAGPHGDLANSIQHKEDNSAAHGSRNQNDAGAAPLSSEKVKAAAKVGLAAAATKAKLFADHEEREIQRLSANIINHQLKRLELKLKQFAEVETFLMKECEQVERTRQRIIAERGRILSTRVGSSGGTSTVNLPGVGPSMVNNNTGNSRQQIMSASPSQPSISGYSNNQTIQPQVSPFMPRQSMFGLGPRLPLAAIQSSSSNPTNVMFNASGNTQPTHNHPMLRPVHGTSSGLG; this is translated from the exons ATGCCAGCTTCCCCTTCCTTCCCTTCAG ATGGTCGCGGCAAATggaggaagagaaagagagagccccTAATCAGTAGCAGAAGACAACAGAAGCACGAAGACGACGACGACGGTGATGAAGAAGACGCAGAGGACGACCTTGTCGAACAGCGCGAGGACGATTCGGAGGGACCcaatcaaaaccaaaaccaaaacctccaATCGGGAACAGCAAACGATCCAGCAGGTGCTATGGAGACCGAGGTCTTGGATGGTGGGGTCCGCTATTGCGACTTCCCGCCCGTTCTCAGACACGCGGTGAGTCGTCCCCACCAGTCTGTGTTGGCCATTGTTGCATTGGAGCGAGCCAATCACTGTGGTGGGGATACCAAGCCTCAGGGTCAGGGTCAGGGTCAGGGAATCCCGTTGTTTCTGGAGAATTTGTCGTACGGGCAGCTTCAGGCTTTGTCCGCTGTGCCCGCTGATAGCCTCGCATTGGATCAGGACCGATCGGACGGTGGGAATTCCGCTTATGTGCTGACCCCACCGCCGATTATGGAAGGCCGTGGTGTTGTTAAGCGCTTTGGGAGCAGAGTTCATGTTGTCCCAGTGCATTCAG ATTGGTTTTCACCGGCTACAGTTCATCGACTAGAGAGACAAGTGGTGCCACATTTTTTCTCAGGAAAATCACCTGACCATACTCCTGAGAAATACATGGAATGCAGGAACTATGTTGTTGCCAAATACATGGAAAATCCAGAGAAGCGGCTTACAGCTTCTGATTTCCTGGGGTTGGCATTGGGCGTTGATGTTGAAGATTTAACTCGAATTGTTCGGTTTCTTGATCACTGGGGAATTATCAATTACTGTGCTGTGGTACCATGTCGCGAGCCTTGGAATAGCAGTTCCTACTTAAGGGAGGATCCGAATGGTGATATTCATGTGCCGTCGGCTGCTATCAAGTCAATTGATAGCTTAATCAAGTTTGACAAGCCCAAATGTAAGCTTAAGGCAGCTGATGTTTATTCCTCACTGCCATTTCATGATGAAAATGCCTCTGATTTGGACAACAGAATCCGTGAGCGTCTATCTGAAAATCATTGCAATTACTGTTCACGGTCTCTTCACAATGTGTATTATCAGTCACAAAAGGAG GTTGATATATTGCTGTGCTCTGATTGCTTCCATGAGGGAAGATTTATAATTGGTCATTCAAGCATAGATTTTATGCGTTTGGATTCAACAAAAGATTATGCTGACACAGATGGGGAAAGTTGGACTGACCAAGAAACCTTATTGTTGCTTGAAGCAATGGAATTATACAATGAAAATTGGAATGAAATTGCAGAGCATGTGGGTACCAAGTCAAAAGCACAATgcattcttcattttcttcgtCTACCTGTGGAAGATGgtcttttggaaaatattgaaattccAAGTGTCTCAATGTCTTCCAACTTGTcaaatggagatgctcatggAAGAAAGCATTCAAATCTAAACGGGGATATAGCAG GATCCTGCCAAGAAGATGCTGAATTTGAAAGCTGCTTCCCATTTGCAAATTCTGGGAATCCAGTCATGGCCATG GTTGCTTTTCTGGCCTCAGCTGTTGGGCCAAGAGTTGCTGCAGCCTGTGCCCATGCATCCTTGGCCGCATTATCTGAGGACAATAGTGCATCTACTACTGGAAGCATCATCCAGACAGAAGGATCGGGACATAATAATAG GATGAATTCAGAGAGTATGCATGGTAGAGATGCTGGTCCTCATGGAGATCTTGCAAATTCCATTCAGCATAAA GAAGACAACTCAGCAGCACATGGTTCCAGGAATCAAAATGATGCAGGGGCTGCTCCATTATCATCCGAAAAAGTTAAAGCCGCTGCTAAAGTTGGCCTTGCTGCTGCAGCAACAAAAGCAAAACTATTTGCTGATCATGAAGAACGTGAAATTCAGAGACTATCTGCTAATATTATAAACCATCAG TTGAAAAGATTGGAGCTGAAGTTGAAGCAATTTGCAGAAGTGGAAACATTTCTAATGAAAGAATGTGAACAAGTGGAAAGGACAAGGCAGAGGATTATAGCTGAGCGTGGCCGTATTTTATCTACACGGGTTGGATCTTCTGGAGGCACTTCAACTGTGAACCTACCAGGTGTTGGTCCTTCCATGGTGAACAACAACACAGGTAATAGTAGGCAACAAATTATGTCAGCTTCACCTTCACAGCCAAGCATATCAGGTTACAGCAACAATCAAACCATACAACCCCAAGTGTCACCATTCATGCCACGGCAATCAATGTTTGGATTGGGGCCAAGGCTGCCTCTAGCAGCAATACAATCTTCCTCATCTAATCCGACAAATGTAATGTTCAATGCCTCGGGAAATACACAGCCTACTCACAATCACCCGATGTTAAGGCCCGTACATGGCACTAGCTCAGGTTTAGGTTGA
- the LOC125420381 gene encoding SWI/SNF complex subunit SWI3C isoform X2, with amino-acid sequence MPASPSFPSDGRGKWRKRKREPLISSRRQQKHEDDDDGDEEDAEDDLVEQREDDSEGPNQNQNQNLQSGTANDPAGAMETEVLDGGVRYCDFPPVLRHAVSRPHQSVLAIVALERANHCGGDTKPQGQGQGQGIPLFLENLSYGQLQALSAVPADSLALDQDRSDGGNSAYVLTPPPIMEGRGVVKRFGSRVHVVPVHSDWFSPATVHRLERQVVPHFFSGKSPDHTPEKYMECRNYVVAKYMENPEKRLTASDFLGLALGVDVEDLTRIVRFLDHWGIINYCAVVPCREPWNSSSYLREDPNGDIHVPSAAIKSIDSLIKFDKPKCKLKAADVYSSLPFHDENASDLDNRIRERLSENHCNYCSRSLHNVYYQSQKEVDILLCSDCFHEGRFIIGHSSIDFMRLDSTKDYADTDGESWTDQETLLLLEAMELYNENWNEIAEHVGTKSKAQCILHFLRLPVEDGLLENIEIPSVSMSSNLSNGDAHGRKHSNLNGDIAGSCQEDAEFESCFPFANSGNPVMAMVAFLASAVGPRVAAACAHASLAALSEDNSASTTGSIIQTEGSGHNNRMNSESMHGRDAGPHGDLANSIQHKDNSAAHGSRNQNDAGAAPLSSEKVKAAAKVGLAAAATKAKLFADHEEREIQRLSANIINHQLKRLELKLKQFAEVETFLMKECEQVERTRQRIIAERGRILSTRVGSSGGTSTVNLPGVGPSMVNNNTGNSRQQIMSASPSQPSISGYSNNQTIQPQVSPFMPRQSMFGLGPRLPLAAIQSSSSNPTNVMFNASGNTQPTHNHPMLRPVHGTSSGLG; translated from the exons ATGCCAGCTTCCCCTTCCTTCCCTTCAG ATGGTCGCGGCAAATggaggaagagaaagagagagccccTAATCAGTAGCAGAAGACAACAGAAGCACGAAGACGACGACGACGGTGATGAAGAAGACGCAGAGGACGACCTTGTCGAACAGCGCGAGGACGATTCGGAGGGACCcaatcaaaaccaaaaccaaaacctccaATCGGGAACAGCAAACGATCCAGCAGGTGCTATGGAGACCGAGGTCTTGGATGGTGGGGTCCGCTATTGCGACTTCCCGCCCGTTCTCAGACACGCGGTGAGTCGTCCCCACCAGTCTGTGTTGGCCATTGTTGCATTGGAGCGAGCCAATCACTGTGGTGGGGATACCAAGCCTCAGGGTCAGGGTCAGGGTCAGGGAATCCCGTTGTTTCTGGAGAATTTGTCGTACGGGCAGCTTCAGGCTTTGTCCGCTGTGCCCGCTGATAGCCTCGCATTGGATCAGGACCGATCGGACGGTGGGAATTCCGCTTATGTGCTGACCCCACCGCCGATTATGGAAGGCCGTGGTGTTGTTAAGCGCTTTGGGAGCAGAGTTCATGTTGTCCCAGTGCATTCAG ATTGGTTTTCACCGGCTACAGTTCATCGACTAGAGAGACAAGTGGTGCCACATTTTTTCTCAGGAAAATCACCTGACCATACTCCTGAGAAATACATGGAATGCAGGAACTATGTTGTTGCCAAATACATGGAAAATCCAGAGAAGCGGCTTACAGCTTCTGATTTCCTGGGGTTGGCATTGGGCGTTGATGTTGAAGATTTAACTCGAATTGTTCGGTTTCTTGATCACTGGGGAATTATCAATTACTGTGCTGTGGTACCATGTCGCGAGCCTTGGAATAGCAGTTCCTACTTAAGGGAGGATCCGAATGGTGATATTCATGTGCCGTCGGCTGCTATCAAGTCAATTGATAGCTTAATCAAGTTTGACAAGCCCAAATGTAAGCTTAAGGCAGCTGATGTTTATTCCTCACTGCCATTTCATGATGAAAATGCCTCTGATTTGGACAACAGAATCCGTGAGCGTCTATCTGAAAATCATTGCAATTACTGTTCACGGTCTCTTCACAATGTGTATTATCAGTCACAAAAGGAG GTTGATATATTGCTGTGCTCTGATTGCTTCCATGAGGGAAGATTTATAATTGGTCATTCAAGCATAGATTTTATGCGTTTGGATTCAACAAAAGATTATGCTGACACAGATGGGGAAAGTTGGACTGACCAAGAAACCTTATTGTTGCTTGAAGCAATGGAATTATACAATGAAAATTGGAATGAAATTGCAGAGCATGTGGGTACCAAGTCAAAAGCACAATgcattcttcattttcttcgtCTACCTGTGGAAGATGgtcttttggaaaatattgaaattccAAGTGTCTCAATGTCTTCCAACTTGTcaaatggagatgctcatggAAGAAAGCATTCAAATCTAAACGGGGATATAGCAG GATCCTGCCAAGAAGATGCTGAATTTGAAAGCTGCTTCCCATTTGCAAATTCTGGGAATCCAGTCATGGCCATG GTTGCTTTTCTGGCCTCAGCTGTTGGGCCAAGAGTTGCTGCAGCCTGTGCCCATGCATCCTTGGCCGCATTATCTGAGGACAATAGTGCATCTACTACTGGAAGCATCATCCAGACAGAAGGATCGGGACATAATAATAG GATGAATTCAGAGAGTATGCATGGTAGAGATGCTGGTCCTCATGGAGATCTTGCAAATTCCATTCAGCATAAAG ACAACTCAGCAGCACATGGTTCCAGGAATCAAAATGATGCAGGGGCTGCTCCATTATCATCCGAAAAAGTTAAAGCCGCTGCTAAAGTTGGCCTTGCTGCTGCAGCAACAAAAGCAAAACTATTTGCTGATCATGAAGAACGTGAAATTCAGAGACTATCTGCTAATATTATAAACCATCAG TTGAAAAGATTGGAGCTGAAGTTGAAGCAATTTGCAGAAGTGGAAACATTTCTAATGAAAGAATGTGAACAAGTGGAAAGGACAAGGCAGAGGATTATAGCTGAGCGTGGCCGTATTTTATCTACACGGGTTGGATCTTCTGGAGGCACTTCAACTGTGAACCTACCAGGTGTTGGTCCTTCCATGGTGAACAACAACACAGGTAATAGTAGGCAACAAATTATGTCAGCTTCACCTTCACAGCCAAGCATATCAGGTTACAGCAACAATCAAACCATACAACCCCAAGTGTCACCATTCATGCCACGGCAATCAATGTTTGGATTGGGGCCAAGGCTGCCTCTAGCAGCAATACAATCTTCCTCATCTAATCCGACAAATGTAATGTTCAATGCCTCGGGAAATACACAGCCTACTCACAATCACCCGATGTTAAGGCCCGTACATGGCACTAGCTCAGGTTTAGGTTGA
- the LOC125420382 gene encoding uncharacterized protein LOC125420382, whose protein sequence is MRFDNIDQQLGELAGVVNAHIRGHNWQEAFEKMETLDDIASRVSALEKNQTTWGNTGPSSSTAGKRDGAMEEAIERLMSTVNELTEDFRATVEALKIEMGQINTKLAIIMRAVENRPAVPMGGDYGRMKVPEPRAYGGARDAKELENFLFDMEQYFRAIKSDSEETKVTMATMYLTNDAKLWWRSKYEDIKNNRCIIDTWDQLQKELKNQFLPENVDYIARRHLRELRQTGNVRDYVKAFSALMLDIRDMSEKDKLFYFLEGLKPWARTELQRQRVQDLASALGAAERLMDYSTESPINRRPQPSPSNANSSRPFRPTNLPRPGGSDNRKPPNTREPPPRNPNAFGFKPRPLTCFLCNGPHRVGECPHKTALSALQASIRSQEHEGGQEEVVEEGEDGAQVGALRFLNALNGQVVQARKTNEKGLIFVDAAINGKATKSVMVDIGATHNFCSEIEARRLGLCLQKDAGQMKAVNSKTLPTVGLAKQVPLKLGTWEDRVDLIVVPMDDFDVILGMDFLVKKKAIPIPAANSLLMMGEQTGVVPVQRKQLNNPKLLSALQFKKGVRRKEPSYIALVVAREGEDDETTPPMVLDALKSFNDVMPDNLPRNLPPRRDIDHNIALIPGAKPPAKAPYRMAPPELAELRKQLEELLEAGFLRPSKAPYGAPVLFQKKKDGTLRLCVDYRALNKVTVRNKYPIPLIADLFDQLSEAKFFTKLDLRSGYYQVRIAEGDEEKITCVTRYGAFEFLVMPFGLTNAPATFCTLMNQVFRDFLHKFVVVYLDDIVIFNPTLEEHVEHIRMVLQRLRENQLFVKKEKCAFGRRKIKFLGHIIEEGKIRMDMEKVKAIQEWKTPANVKELRSFLGLANYYRRFVKGYSKKATPLTELLKKEVPWEWSKECEGAFQDLKEAMMKDPVLALPDITRPFEVQTDASDFALGGVLLQDGHPVAYESRKLSAAERNYTAQEKEMLAVIHCLRTWRHYLLGSSFVVKTDNSAVSHFLTQPKLTPKQAHWHEFIAEFDLQFEHKAGTKN, encoded by the coding sequence ATGCGGTTCGATAACATCGACCAGCAGCTCGGGGAGCTTGCTGGCGTTGTAAATGCACATATCAGAGGCCACAACTGGCAGGAGGCCTTCGAAAAGATGGAGACACTCGATGACATAGCCAGTCGAGTGAGCGCACTCGAGAAGAATCAAACCACGTGGGGCAATACCGGCCCTTCGAGCTCCACTGCGGGCAAGCGAGATGGAGCAATGGAAGAGGCCATAGAGAGATTGATGTCTACGGTCAACGAACTGACGGAGGACTTTCGAGCCACCGTGGAAGCCCTAAAGATTGAAATGGGGCAAATAAACACCAAGCTCGCCATCATCATGCGAGCGGTAGAAAATCGACCTGCTGTCCCAATGGGCGGGGACTATGGACGAATGAAAGTGCCTGAGCCCCGAGCGTATGGAGGGGCACGAGATGCGAAGGAGCTCGAAAACTTTTTGTTTGATATGGAACAATATTTTCGAGCAATAAAATCGGATTCGGAGGAAACAAAGGTGACCATGGCTACAATGTACCTAACCAATGATGCAAAACTGTGGTGGCGATCTAAATACGAAGATATCAAGAACAACAGATGCATCATTGACACATGGGACCAGCTACAGAAGGAACTCAAGAACCAATTCCTTCCCGAGAATGTGGACTACATTGCCCGACGACATTTGAGAGAATTGAGACAAACGGGTAATGTAAGGGACTACGTGAAAGCTTTCTCGGCCCTCATGCTCGATATACGCGACATGTCTGAGAAGGATAAGCTCTTCTACTTCCTGGAAGGGCTGAAACCTTGGGCTAGGACAGAACTTCAACGACAGAGAGTACAAGACCTAGCCTCAGCACTAGGGGCAGCGGAGCGCCTAATGGACTACTCAACAGAGAGCCCCATCAATAGAAGGCCCCAACCGTCTCCTTCGAATGCCAATAGCAGTAGACCCTTCAGGCCTACCAATCTCCCAAGACCTGGGGGAAGCGACAATAGGAAACCTCCGAACACGAGAGAACCTCCACCGCGGAACCCCAATGCATTCGGATTTAAACCCCGACCTCTGACATGTTTCCTATGTAATGGTCCCCACAGAGTGGGCGAATGCCCCCATAAGACCGCTCTTAGTGCTCTACAAGCATCTATTCGCTCCCAAGAGCACGAGGGAGGGCAAGAGGAGGTagtagaagaaggagaagacggCGCACAAGTGGGAGCGCTGAGATTCTTGAATGCCCTTAATGGACAGGTCGTTCAGGCCAGGAAGACCAATGAGAAAGGTCTTATATTTGTGGATGCGGCGATAAATGGAAAGGCCACAAAGAGTGTGATGGTGGACATAGGTGCCACCCATAACTTTTGTTCAGAGATTGAAGCTCGAAGGCTGGGCCTATGCTTACAAAAGGATGCGGGGCAAATGAAAGCAGTAAATTCCAAAACCTTACCTACGGTGGGCCTGGCGAAACAAGTGCCTCTCAAGTTGGGAACTTGGGAGGACCGAGTGGATTTGATTGTAGTACCAATGGATGACTTTGATGTAATCTTAGGAATGGACTTTCTAGTGAAGAAGAAGGCAATCCCTATTCCCGCCGCTAACAGCCTGTTGATGATGGGGGAACAAACAGGAGTAGTTCCCGTACAGAGGAAGCAACTGAACAACCCCAAACTTCTATCGGCCCTCCAATTTAAGAAGGGAGTAAGACGCAAAGAACCCTCTTACATAGCATTAGTGGTAGCGAGGGAGGGTGAAGATGATGAAACTACCCCTCCTATGGTGCTGGATGCCTTAAAATCATTCAATGATGTGATGCCGGACAACTTACCAAGGAACCTACCTCCTCGACGAGATATTGACCACAACATCGCATTGATACCAGGAGCAAAACCTCCAGCAAAGGCACCTTATCGGATGGCCCCTCCTGAGCTGGCAGAGCTACGGAAGCAACTCGAGGAACTTTTGGAAGCAGGGTTCCTAAGACCCTCGAAGGCACCTTACGGCGCTCCCGTATTAttccaaaagaagaaagatggaactttGCGCCTGTGCGTAGATTATCGAGCCCTGAACAAAGTCACGGTGCGAAACAAGTACCCGATCCCTTTAATAGCTGACTTGTTCGACCAACTAAGCGAAgccaaatttttcactaaatTGGATTTGAGATCGGgatactaccaagtgagaatcgCTGAAGGAGACGAAGAGAAAATCACCTGCGTCACACGATACGGAGCCTTCGAATTCCTGGTGATGCCTTTTGGGTTAACGAATGCACCAGCAACATTTTGCACCCTCATGAACCAGGTATTTCGAGACTTCCTTCACAAATTTGTGGTGGTGTATCTTGACGACATTGTAATCTTCAACCCTACCTTGGAAGAACATGTCGAACACATTCGAATGGTACTCCAGAGACTCcgagaaaatcaattatttgtgaagaaggaaaaatgtgCTTTTGGCAGAAGAAAAATCAAGTTTCTGGGACACATCATCGAGGAGGGGAAGATCCGTATGGACATGGAGAAGGTAaaagccatccaagagtggAAAACTCCCGCTAATGTGAAAGAACTTAGATCATTTCTGGGATTGGCAAATTACTACCGCCGCTTCGTAAAAGGATACTCGAAGAAAGCAACTCCCCTAACGGAATTGCTAAAGAAGGAGGTGCCTTGGGAGTGGAGCAAGGAATGTGAAGGCGCATTCCAGGATCTAAAGGAAGCTATGATGAAAGACCCAGTGTTGGCCCTGCCGGACATCACCAGACCCTTCGAAGTCCAAACCGATGCATCTGACTTCGCTTTAGGTGGAGTCCTACTCCAAGATGGTCATCCTGTCGCCTACGAAAGCAGGAAGTTATCAGCGGCAGAAAGAAACTATACGGCTCAAGAAAAGGAGATGCTTGCCGTAATTCATTGCTTAAGAACCTGGAGGCACTACTTATTGGGGTCAAGCTTTGTAGTAAAGACTGATAACTCAGCTGTTAGTCACTTCCTTACACAACCAAAACTAACCCCAAAACAAGCTCATTGGCATGAATTCATTGCGGAGTTTGACCTTCAATTCGAGCACAAAGCGGGGACCAAGAACTAG